GGGATTTACGTATCTACGTTTCCACCAAGTAAGTCAGTCTAGGATGTATGTCATGGTAAAGTataccactcacatcgttGTATGTTGATGAAGTGGTCAAATTCAGTATTTTCACCGTCCCATCGTGTTTCGTCGAGTGATGGTTCCAATTACTACAAATGTCGGATCATATCACTTGTAAGTCAGCTTCTCATAACCTTCCAGTTCGGATCGTTTAGGGCACTCACGCCATACTATCTGACAACTTTATACCCATCTCGAAATGATCGTTCAAGAATTTATCAAATTCTGCTGAAGCGGGGTCTGGTATATCCTGTAATACGACACATATATATGAGCTTGATTCACATCTGGAGTATCTGCAAATATCATGGAGACACAACTGACCTCTGgttggagaggttgaagatccAAATGGACCGGTTTTATCGTTGGGGCCATGGTACTCTTAGCCAATCAATTTCTTGTCTATTTCTTGAGATTATCTATCAAGAGATAGCGATGGAGGTACACCAAGATGTCGAAGCTGGACTGACAAAGTGATAGGTATCTATGACTCGTTTCAGGATGTTTGTAACTATATGTATGGATATTCCTATCGAGTGCTCATCTGCTCGGTGTATCTTATATCGTTTGCCTTTGTTTCGTGAGCTCATCGTTCGGATCTTTCCGACGGGTTACAAACAAGAGATTACGAGATGCCACATCTGTCGATCTTCCAATTACGATTTTCTTACATCATCCTAATCGATCAAAGATTCGTAATCCAATTTTGTAATGTGATTACGATCTATTCCGATATCCTGATGGCCGAGGATACAGGTAGTCGTGTGTTTATTCAATGTTGAAGGAGAAATTCGTGTCTATTTCtgtcttcatcctcttgatccatTTGCTAAacacatcatcaacactcatGTACCATCTCCCACCAACGACGATAAATACAAACTACAATATACCCATGGAAAGCCCATAGTATCATACATCTAAGCCAATCTGGCTTAATTAATTCGACACAATATCGTTGGATATCTAATTacgatgtcatcatcatcaccacctacCATCCCTCCATTCCTAGCTACCATCCTCTCATCTCGAATTActtccatccctcctcccgCTCCTCTCGCTTCGAGCTCTACATCCAACCCATCGGCCAACCCTTCACCGATCTTGCAACAACCACAATCGCAACCGCCTAATCCTCtataccttcctccaccGGCTTTACCAAAAGTTGAAGAGGACTTGGTGCCCCCTGAGAACTTTGCGTTGGTATCCAAGGGAGTGTACAGAAGTGGATTTCCTAAGAAAAGGAATTTTGGATTTATGGAGACTTTGAGGTTGAAAACGGTTTTGTGAGTTGGATACTTGCTGACATACAACTTCAGAAAGGTCGTTCTACGTGCAacattctttttctttttggcGAACTATTGCTCGTGATTATGGATTATGACAATATACATGTTTTCCAATACgaattcagctgatcatcgaCTGTTTGAAATCTTATGATAGAACCCTCGTGTTAGAAGATTATCCAGAAGCGAATTTAGAATGGTGTCAATCCCAAGATATACAATTTATGGTTAGTCCTTCTTATGAATCCCCGCCGCTCTGTACTGGCACTCGAAGTACGGACATGCAGGAATACAGGAATGGGGAGTGAGCAGTAGCTGATTCTGACTTGGTTATGTGCTGTCGTTGTGGTAACAGCAATTCGGTATACCAGGTAATAAAGAGCCATTCGACAATATCCCAGAAGACGTCATTTGCTCTGCTCTTGTAGCGATCTTGGATCAGAGAAATCATCCGATATTGATACATTGTAATAAAGGCAAGGTGAGTACGGGTTGGATTGATTTGCATATCACATCGAATCGAATTGTGTTCAAATTCCCATGTGGACTGGGGAATTTTCTACCTGAATATAAGAATGAACCAAGCTGATAGTCTGCTACGTCACAGCACCGAACAGGATGTTTAATAGGATGTATTCGTCGTCTCCAATCCTGGTCCCTAACATCGATCTTCGACGAATATCGAagattctcttctcccaaaTCTCGAGCGGTAGATCAACAGTTTATTGATCTTTTCGATCTCATACCCGTTTGGAAAGAAGTGACCGGTAGTAGTAAAGGAGGAGGGGTTGGGAATTTACCTGATTGGGGGATGTTGAGTCTTCCTAGAAAGGGTGTCATTACACCTAGCCAGGCTCAGAATAAAGGTCAAATACCTTCTGAGGCTATCTCGATGTCGATCGATAATGCGATATCCCAAAAAGGAGGCAGAAACAATGGgcatgaagatgaagatgaaagggtgAATGGAATTACTAGTTTACGTTTAGATCAACTACCCCAACAACAGACACAGCGGcgaaatcaacaagataaAATCAACACACATGGtgatcagatcaatcagagttccacttccactcccgTATCAATCATtgtagatggtgaagatcaaAGTCAACATAGCGAAAGTAAAAGTATGAATGATATTGTACATTTAGAAAATCAAAAGCCTCATCAACAGGAtcaaggggaagaaggtgggatAATAAATATTGATATCAATGtagatgggatagatgaGTTGAACAAGGTCGACGGGATAATACATCTCACTTCGAAAGTAGAGGAAGTGGCTATACATTGATTTTGATAGGAATTCCCATTTACTACCAATGTAGAATTTCCCATACTTTATAATCTAGATATAAGATGCTCAATTCAACATGGTAATACGAAATACCATATACCGATGTGTAATTATAGATGTTGTACACTATCAATGTGTGTTAGGACATGTAATGATGCATGTTTTCCGAGTATTTCTCTCGATTCATACGAAGTTGCTTatattatcatccattctGTGTGAGAGACTTGATTCGTACGAGCCCGACAATAACAATAACGAGCGCCCGATCTCGTCcttattctcattctcaatctaaTTTTCTACAAGTTACTGTCCCAAGctgcttcttcttggtcCACATACACCTTACCAGtcctcatccttcacctactcTAAATCCATCGCATCCACGTCCCCTTCTCCAGGCGTTCTAATATGTCTAGAAGGTTCCCAAACCTGCAAGATATTATCTTCAGCCGTCGTAGCGAGATGCCACTTGGCATTGGGACTCCAGGATATATCAGATACCTTGGAAGTATGTCCACCATGCACGAATAGCAATTCGGGAGGTCCATCCTCGGCGTCATCGGGAGTTTGCTCCGACCCGATCGCATCAAGGTTCCATATATGAACTCTTCGATCTGCTGAGGCTGATGCGAAGTGGACAGGTGAATGAGGTGACCAAGAGAGTTGTAGCACGTCGTCGGTATGACCTTCGAAGGAATGTAATTTGTGAGTGGGTCTTCGGATATCCCATAATGCGATTGTCTACGAATATCAATGACCAATCCAGTCAGCCCTTACATCATTTGCAAAGGGAATGAGGAAGATTTTTCACACACGttatcacttgatccagTCAAATATAGGTAATCAGAACTTGGGGCGAAAGCGACCGAATTGATTTCAGCTGTATGACCTtcatgagatgaagatggtttgttCGCATTATCGCTTCTTGTGTCCCATCTATATTAAATGacattgtcagcttgattggACTAGGACCGACGATCACATGAGCGGGCTCACAGCATTATCTTCCTATCGTCTCCTACTGATGCAAACATGTAATCATTCTTAGGGTGCCAGTCGACATCCTGTTCAATAACAGATAAGTAAGATACCTTACTTCATTCTATAATGAATCCAACTCACACCAACACAAGCTGAATGACCCTTGTAGACTCGTAATGGCTGAAGGACAGGATCTTGCTTCTGATAGCCTTGAATATCCCTATTATATTCCCTTTTATCAGTCTTAGTCCTACGtcagaaagatgaatggacATACCAATGAGCAACAGTGGTATCTTCACTCGCACTGAGGATATGTCCTTCTTTTACAGTACTCCAAGCGAGTCCATACCTATAATCCAAGAATATCGTCAGCTATCAGTCTGGTAGATGGAACCATATGGCCCGAAGAACAAGCGGAAATCAGCTAACGACCTACCCTTCTTTACTTTGACCTTTCAATCTTATATCAGGCCTGCATTCACCATTTGGATTCGCCTTTGATTCATGTTTAGTCCTATCAAACACCAATACATCTCCTGAGACAGCTTTGGTAGCTATGAGTTCGGGGTTCTGAGGCATGTATCGGGCTCGGTTGATCTCGCCTTCGTGGTTTATCGTTTGGATAGCTCGGATTCGAGCTGGTGATTTGGTGTATGATCCGATCTCTGCGAACACGGAACAGATGGATATCAGTAAGTGATTCTTCTTTTAGATGAGCGAGTACACGATCAAGAAGTAATATGGGTTTTGGATGATCCTTGTCATTGTCACAGAATGAGGGACCGTATATAGCAaattggaaaaggagaaagcgGAAAGTCACTTACCTTGtttatcttcatcatacATCTCAGCCACTTCTTTACCCGCATTCTCCATACCACCTTTAGGGAGCAATACCTCAGCGATGATCAGGTGATCTTTTGCCTGACCTGAGGTATGGGTACCGATGATCATTCGGTGGACGGTATAATCAGCATCGGGGGGACTACAAGGATCATACGGTGACATCAGCTTGGTCTAGGTGGATGTTGCAGTTTTGATGATGCACTCACGTGGTCTGATCTGGTAGCCATTGACAAGTGAGGGATGGCCATGTCAGAGCGTGAGTTATGACTGTATCATACAAGAATGGAGTACTGTACAGGTGATTGTCAGCTGGACAGTCCCATTCATTTGTACAACACTTCGTCTGTTAGcttacttcttcttccagatTTTGTATTCCTATTAAGGCTCTTTCGTTAGCTAGGAACATCATCTCAAATCAAAGAAGGAAACCTCAAGCTTACCTCGTTGATCACTTGACTGTCATCCCCTGCGTTCGAGACGTCATCTTCTATCTCGATAGGTTCGGAAGGGGCCATGGTGAAATTGATGGGTAGAATTGTAGGTGGGGAGAATGGGTTTCAGATGTTCTGGCGAATCAATTGGGCTGATGATATGCGAGCTTTGAGGATGCCAGATACAATAATGGGAGTAAGGATGAGTGAGATCTgtttgatgaatatgaacgagagaaggagaggaacGACAAGACAAgattggatgggatgaatgaaCATGAGCAGCAACAGGATTTTGGACGCGTCTCAGTGGGATGGTGGTATATGGAAAAGCCATTTTTACCATACggagaagtgatgatgtcacCACTTCCATTAAGAGGAGGAACGCCCCTTGCTTGCTCAACGAGGGACACATACAGGTGTACCTTCAAGACATCATGATGCTACATGGTTCAAAGCAGCCGCAACGGGAATGGGGAGATAATGGTGTGGTATGCCATCTATCAAGATCATTGCATCATTATTGATTATATTGTTGCAACACATGAACACATCCCAACTATGAATCCTTTGTCCAGCTCTCGATCACTTTTTCTAAATCGAATTTAGGATCCTCTGGGTCGGTGATCACTGAGATGAGGGTAGTGGAGTCAGCGTATTGTCTCCATTCAGTAATAGGTCTTCTGAAAGATGTGTTTGTGGGTGTTGCAGAGAATCTGGCAGTTGTATTGTTCCTCCTTTCTGTTGTCCATTCgttcttcatcccaatttGTTCCTTCACTCATTCCAATATAACAGGACTCCACGATTGGTAGACGCTCGTTCTCATCTACACCCTGTCTACCCTGTTTTTCCCATGCTACACATTCACTTCCATAACCCTCCAAAAAGGAGAATTGACcatggaagaaagaagaaagagaaaccactcacatcctgAACTTCCAGTCTTCTCAGCCTTCTTAGCAGCATAAGCTTTCTTAGCCTCCTCAATCAAATGTGCTCGGTGAGATACGGCATGAGCAGCCTATTCGTCATGAATGATCATGTTCGGTTTTGGAGAGATCATGGGTGATTGTTTTATGTTGCATTTTCATCAGATGATATATGCCGGACCAAGGAGGAGATATTAAATGTGAAAGACATATGGATGATCAGTCTCATCCCTGTATCATGGATTCGAACAATGgatctcaccttcttctcatcatattGACTTTGTACCGTTGACTGGTGAACGATACCATAGAAGATACCTCCAATCAATGCAGACCATCGAACGACCTATTAAGCATATTTGTTTCAGATTAGCAGcaattccttctcatcaccgTCCTTGGAAACCCGATCCGTCTATGAATCCTTCTATCCCCTTTGCACTTGTCGTGTGATATCCTgctccctcttctccatctcttgTCTTAACAGAGTTTCCTGTCATTTCGATGTTATACTCACGTTGGTAGTGGGAGTAGCCATTTTTTTCGAGGATTTTTCCGGAACGAAGGGGTGGGTAATTTATTATGGACGGGTGGGAAATGGATGTTCGGAGGGCTCGAGTGCCCTTTTGGTATACGATTGAGAACGGtagagaggagaagatataCGTGTAAGACTTCTCTCAAGCTAATGTTGATTTTGCAAATAGCCAATGAACCACTCGTGAGAGCATACAGTATCCAGCATCAACTGGCTACCGGGACGAACCGAGGAAGACACAGGAAGACTTGGGATATGAGCCAATAGGGTATTGCCGATACTTCCGATGGTGTGGCATACAGCCATGCGTGAGTGTGACGCGACGAGCTACATCCACACTTGACATCCATCCTCCAACGATGCACTCTAATTACTGGACACTTATATCGATAGCATCAACCTTTACATATCCATAGACACAGCTAGAAAACAAATACTGCAATTCCTCATATCCCAACCCAGCCACCTCAGATCATTCCTCGTCTCTTTGATTTGCAACCCAGTCAAGGCGGTACCGCCaaaccaccatcaacatgaacCCATCTTCAACGTGCTACACCATCGTCCACGATGACCTGATTGACGCACCTTCGTCGCAGGACTTGCGCAATGCCTTGCAGAAGGGATCAGACGATGTCAAATTAGAGACTATGAGGAGGATCATAGTTAGCACTTTGAATGGTCAAGGTCATGTCAGTCACCCATGACACTCGATTAGGGGAAGGAAACTGATATATTACTTGAATAGCCTTCATTACTCATGCCCATCATCCAATATGTCATGCCCTCACGTAATAAgcagttgaagaagatgttacATTTCTATTGGGAGTGAGTTCACTGCCCTCAGTATCATTATGGAAGGGTCTAACTCATGCTGATGGATGGATTAGGATCTGCCCTAAGCTCGACGATAATGGAAAGTTGAAACAGGAAATGATCTTAGTAGTGTAAGCTTGTCGATTGTTTTACCATTTGTGAACTATAAGCTGATTTTCCACTGGTGCAGTAACGCTATTCGAAATGACTTGGTAAGCTATCCCCCACGCTCCACAGAAATGGGCATACACAAAGCTAACTGTATTTGTACAATAGCAACATCCAAACGAATACATCAGGGGTGCAACATTACGTTTCCTTCAGAAAATTAGAGAAGCAGAATTGTTGGAACCGTTAGTACCTACCGTCAGATCATGTCTGGTGAGTTGCATATTATCCCTCGCACGCGAATATTGACACGAAGCTTAACTGATATATCGATTGTTGGCATTATAGGAACACCGACATTCATTCGTACGAAAGAACGCTGTCTTCGCAACATACACTATATATCAAGATCACGAACACCTCATTCCCGATGCACCCGAACTATTGGATACTTTCTTAGCAGCTGTAAGCTATCCTTCCCTTGCTTCTGAACAACGTTGATGTGAAAAGAGCTCACATCTCTTTCTATGGTGTATGTACAGGAATCCGACTCGACATGTAAACGAAATGCCTTTGTCACCCTCTGCAATATCTCTCAACCTACTGCTGTTCGATATCTACTTAACAACTTTGATCAGATCTCAGGGATGGACGAGTTGATGCAGATGGCCGTGATTGAGTTGGTCAGAAAGGAAGCTAAGACTGAAGGTGGACACAGGGTGAGCTAATGCAAAGCCTTCTATACACAGATTAGCTGATTGACTGAACGACTTATAGGCAAAATGGATAAGATGTATTTTCGAGCTCCTCAATGCTGAATCTCACGCTGTCAAATATGAAGCTGCTACTAGCTTGACTACCCTGACTCAAAACCCTGCTGCAGTGAAAGGTGAGCTTTCCGCCCCAGGTAAAACCAAGCATCGTTCccacaagctgatatttcgatagctgccgctgctgccCTTGCTGAGCTCATTGTCAAAGAAGCCGACAACAACGTCAAACTCATCGTCCTTGATCGATTCGACAATCTCAGAGCTAAGCATGAACATGTGTTGGATCCTATGGTCATGGATATACTCAAGGTTCTGACTAGGTGAGTCAtgatcattcctcatccGAGACTCAGCTAATTTGTGACCCCATAGCCCCGATATGGAAGTCAAGAGAAAGGCTCTTGGTATTGCCCTTGAGATGGTGACTAGCAGGAACGTAGAGGATGTAGTCTTATTCTTGAAGAAACAACTGCAAGGTACTCTTGATCAAGACTttgacaaggtgagctcgAGCTCttgtatactgtataacAAAGGTCATCGGCTTATCAATACTTCTACCAAATCTGACAGAACCTTGAATACCGACAACTGCTCATTCAAAGCATCCACTCCTGCGCTATCAAATTCTCAGAAGTTGCTGCCAACGTTGTTCATGTTCTCATGGACTTCTTGGGTGACTCTAATAACCCATCAGCTGTCGATGTCATCTCCTTTGTCCGGTAAGCCAAACTCCAAGACACTTGCAGTACCGGGTACGGCTAGCTGATGAATCGTTATAGTGAGGTCGTTGAGCGATTCCCCGATCTTCGACCAGCCATCACCGAGAAACTCGTTTCGACATTCAGTGAGATCAAATCTGGAAAGGTATTCAGAGGAGCTATGTGGATCGTGGGGGAGTATGCTACGGGACCTGCGGACATCAAGAAGGCTATCCAGGAGATCAGAAAGGTTTTGGGAGAAATACCTATTCTAGCTTCTGAGCAGGTAAGCTTCCTTTTGGGGACCTCTCTGCACCTGCAAAACTGACAGTTGTAATTTAGCGTCTACTggacgaagctgaagctgcGGATGAGAATCCCaccgagaaggaagaagcgcCTAAAGCTGTCACTACTACTAGAGTCTTACCTGATGGAACGTATGCTACCGAGACGGTATACACATCGACCGCTCAAGCAGCAAGACTGGAACAAGTTCGAGCAGCTACGAAACCACCCTTACGAGCTTTGATCCTTGGCGGTGACTTCTTCACTGCTTCGGTTTTGGCAGCCACACTCACCAAACTTGTCCTTCGATTCTCCGAGGGTCAATCTGAttctcaatctatcaataCCCTCCGAGCGGAAGCTATCCTCATCATGACTTCTATCATCCGAGTCGGTCAATCAAAATTCGTTGCCGTACCCATTGATGAGGACTCGCAGGAAAGGATAATGAACTGCATAGAGACTCTTGCGGAACTGCAATCTTCCAAGATCTTACAGGACGTGTTCTTACATGATACGAAAGCTGCTTATGCTAAGATGGTAGCTACCGAAGAGGTGAGCCATATCTCTGGCTTGGTAACACTACTATAATACAGGTTTAGCTGATGAGTGTCTCGATCTTCGATGAACAGAAAAAGGcattggagaagaaagaaagagaaagcaaGACTACGACAGTTCAAGCGGACGATTTGATCTCTTTCAGACAATTGTCCAAGAAATCCACTCTTGGCGATGTCGACGACGTGAGTTTAGCTGTCTCATGGCCTGCGCTCCGATGTGTTTCAACTGATAGTCTCTGGCCTATGCGTAGTTCGATGACCTCGTCGCAGCAACTGGCGCTGCAGAAGTTCAAGATGACTTCGTATCGAAATTATCAAGAATCTCTCAACTAACTGGATTTTCCGATCCGGTCTACGCCGAGACTGTCGTCACATTGTCGCAATAcgatatcatccttgatgTCTTGCTGGTCAACACGACAAACGAGACTATGCAAAACCTCACAGTCGATTTCGCGACTTTGGGAGACCTCAAACTGGTCGAAAGACCTGCTGCCGTCACTCTAGCACCTCATGGATTCCACTCTCTCACTGCGACTGTCAAAGTTTCGTCGACTGAGACTGGTGTCATCTTCGGTGCGATCACTTACCAGAAACAGGGAGCGAGCGATTCAGATGTTACTATTGTGATGTCTGATATTCATGTGGATATTATGAGTTTCATCAAGCCCAACTATGTTAACGAAGCTCAGGTAAGCTCACCTGGTCATCTTGACTTTTATGATATTGGAGATATCGAGCTTATCATGGTGTTTTTGTTATTTCGTAGTTCCGATCGATGTGGACCGAATTTGaatgggaggtgagtgatcagacCCACcctgattcagcttcttcgtaCAGGACCACGAATGaacgaagctgatatgatttATTTTTCGAAATATAGAACAAAGTCGCTGTACAAACTTCCATTTCGGACTTACGAGCATACCTCGACCACCTACTCAAATCCACGCATATGGCTTTACTCACTCCCGAAGCTGCTTTGTCGGGAGATTGTGATTTCTTATCTGCCAATTTAGCTGCCAAGTCGTTATTCGGTAAGTTATACCTTCTCCCTGTGTTCTCATCGGGCGAAGATGATGTGCTGATAAGTCGGTTGGCTGGTTGTGATCGCATAGGCGAAGATGCATTGGCCAACGCTTCGATCGAACGtacagaagatggatcaatcacTGGACATGTCAGGATAAGATCCAAGACTCAGGGTATAGCGCTGAGTCTGGGTGATAAGATTACGTTGAGTCAGAAGGCTTTGAAATGAACGTGAACGTGAACGACGTTGTGTGATTTCATCTAGGAATAGatggagggagagagaaatACAATCATAACGATTTTTTTACACCTAAAATTGAACTtcctcctttttcttttgcCCTTGTAAAAGATACATTAGATACCTATCAGTATGCATACGAATacgaatatgaatatgggaAATGATTTGCTTTCTGCCTCGGATCCGCACCGAATTGGCTTTCACTTGGCTTGCATGGGCGCTTGCTGCTCTTGATATACGTCAACAGGTTCAGAATGTAGACATAAAATGGTAGATCGGTGTTACCCGCTGGTGACTGGTACGCGTTCCTCGAGTGTTGTGTGTGTGTCTGCATCGTTACATTTGTTGTTGCGATGTTCATACTCTCTTCAGTTGTCCTTCGATAATCTGTAAACAAACAACCAAACTGGCACAGTGCAAACAGCGCTCTTATATTCGGAATCAACGATCACACCTTATTTCATCTCTTTTCAACTCTTAATCGATAAACCGAATCACTAAGGCTCCTCCTATATTCGAAATAGTATCTACTTTCTAAACACCCACCCATTCACGATGGGtcaatcatcctctcttcccaGCTCACTTCCCTCCATAGCCCTCCATGTCCTTAGGGTAGTCGATTCTTCGCCAGCTGATGGACTGGTGGAACCGTATTTTGATTATTTGATTGGGATCTCAACGGAGAATGGAGAACATCAAGATTTGTCGACTCtttctgaagaaggtagtaATAGTCTGGTGGGATTGAGTAAAGTTATAGAAGACAATGAAGGGAGGTTGGTGGGGTTGAGGGTTTATAATGCGAAATCGCAGAGGATACGTGGTGAGTATTACTTGAACTATGATTTCAAATGTATGCCTATCTGTCAATGGTTGGTATCATTCGGGTAGATTGAACTGTTTGTGTACTCTGTTCAATGTCAGTGTAATAGCAGTATTGACTGACtatcatgcatgtatgtaCAGATGTTCACTTAACCCCTTCGAGAGTATGGGCAGAAACTCTACTTCAAGCCAATGGAGATTCCCTACCTACCCCTTCGACAACGACTTCATCGACAGGACCGAAACCTTCGTTACTTGGATTATCATTACGGGTATGTAATCCTGCGAACGCACTGGAAAGTGTTTATCATGTTTTGGATGTATTGGAAGGATCTCCtgcagaggtgagtgagagcGTTCCTGTATAGCTTACACAACTTGAGTGTTCTATGTTATTCATGAAGGGataatgatattgatattgatattgatattgatattgatactgATGAATCACTTGTTGTACTTCTTATCTTAGATGGCAGGTAAGCTACAagtctttctttcattcttcttctgaatgacgaatagctgatatctttgGGGGTTGGTACAGGCCTAGTACCATGGGGTGATTACGTCCTGGCATGGTCTGGAGGCCCATTACATTCCGAAAATGACTTTTACAATTTGATTGAGGCTCATGTGGATAAACCTCTGAGGCTGTTTGTTTACAATTCTGATTTGGAGTGAGTACCTAGCTTCATCTCGCTGTATCGTTGTA
The nucleotide sequence above comes from Kwoniella europaea PYCC6329 chromosome 1, complete sequence. Encoded proteins:
- a CDS encoding histone acetyltransferase type B subunit 2, whose translation is MAPSEPIEIEDDVSNAGDDSQVINEEYKIWKKNTPFLYDTVITHALTWPSLTCQWLPDQTTPPDADYTVHRMIIGTHTSGQAKDHLIIAEVLLPKGGMENAGKEVAEMYDEDKQEIGSYTKSPARIRAIQTINHEGEINRARYMPQNPELIATKAVSGDVLVFDRTKHESKANPNGECRPDIRLKGQSKEGYGLAWSTVKEGHILSASEDTTVAHWDIQGYQKQDPVLQPLRVYKGHSACVGDVDWHPKNDYMFASVGDDRKIMLWDTRSDNANKPSSSHEGHTAEINSVAFAPSSDYLYLTGSSDNTIALWDIRRPTHKLHSFEGHTDDVLQLSWSPHSPVHFASASADRRVHIWNLDAIGSEQTPDDAEDGPPELLFVHGGHTSKVSDISWSPNAKWHLATTAEDNILQVWEPSRHIRTPGEGDVDAMDLE